In Phacochoerus africanus isolate WHEZ1 chromosome 2, ROS_Pafr_v1, whole genome shotgun sequence, one DNA window encodes the following:
- the LOC125120664 gene encoding olfactory receptor 5L1-like has protein sequence MGEGNCTSVTEFILLGFSDVPELRVFLVLVFLVIYGVTVLGNLGMVGLIHVSPRLHTPMYFFLSHLSFVDFSYSTIIVPKILANIINENKAISFLGCVVQFYLFCICGVTEVILLAVMAYDRFVAICNPLLYKVTMSRNVCVELVSCCYLCGTVCSLIHLCLALKIPSYRSNVINHFFCDLPPLLSLACSDVTMNQLLLYIVATFNELLSSVIILTSYSFILITILRMRSVEGRSKAFSTCASHLTTIAVLQGTILFIYCRPRSSISSVDSDKVATVFYTVVIPMLNPLIYSLRNKDVKEALRKSVNSEVFSYRIFSYQDSVFQSEAGGSMK, from the coding sequence ATGGGCGAGGGAAACTGCACCTCCGTCACAGAGTTCATTCTCCTGGGATTCTCAGATGTCCCTGAGTTGAGAGTCTTCCTCGTCCTGGTGTTTCTTGTCATCTACGGAGTCACCGTCTTGGGTAACCTAGGCATGGTTGGGCTGATTCACGTCAGCCCTCgactccacacccccatgtactttttcctcagccACTTGTCCTTTGTGGATTTCTCTTACTCCACGATCATTGTGCCCAAGATACTGGCTAACATCATAAACGAAAACAAAGCCATTTCCTTCCTGGGGTGTGTTGTGCAATTCTACTTGTTTTGCATATGTGGAGTAACTGAGGTCATCCTACtggctgtgatggcctatgaccgctttgtggccatctgtaaccCTCTCTTGTACAAGGTCACCATGTCCCGAAATGTCTGTGTGGAGCTAGTGTCTTGTTGCTACCTGTGTGGGACTGTGTGTTCTCTGATTCACCTGTGTTTAGCTCTGAAGATCCCATCCTACAGATCAAATGTGATCAACCACTTCTTTTGTGATCTGCCTCCTCTCTTATCTCTTGCTTGCTCTGATGTCACTATGaatcaattgctgctgtacattGTGGCCACGTTCAATGAGCTCCTGTCCAGTGTGATCATCCTCACCTCCTACTCGTTCATTCTCATCACCATCCTGAGGATGCGCTCTGTGGAGGGAAGGtccaaagccttctccacctgtgcctcccacctcACAACCATAGCTGTCTTACAGGGAACAATCCTTTTCATTTATTGTCGGCCTCGTTCTAGCATCAGTAGTGTGGATTCTGACAAAGTGGCCACGGTGTTCTACACTGTGGTGATTCCCATGTTGAACCCCCTGATCTATAGTCTGAGGAACAAGGACGTGAAAGAAGCTCTCAGAAAATCAGTGAACTCCGAAGTATTTTCCTATAGGATATTTTCCTACCAGGACTCAGTTTTCCAAAGTGAGGCTGGAGGAAGTATGAAATGA
- the LOC125120665 gene encoding olfactory receptor 5L1-like, with amino-acid sequence MGEGNCTSVTEFILLGFSDVPELRVFLVLVFLVIYGVTVLGNLGMVVLIHVSPRLHTPMYFFLSHLSFVDFSYSTIIVPKILANIINEDKAISFLGCVVQFYLFCICGVTEVILLAVMAYDRFVAICNPLLYKVTMSRNVCVELVSCCYLCGTVCSLIHLCLALKIPSYRSNVINHFFCDLPPLLSLACSDVTMNQLLLYIVATFNELLSSVIILTSYSFILITILRMRSVEGRSKAFSTCASHLTTIAVLQGTILFIYCRPRSSISSVDSDKVATVFYTVVIPMLNPLIYSLRNKDVKETLRKVVKSKIFSQRTIS; translated from the coding sequence ATGGGCGAGGGAAACTGCACCTCCGTCACAGAGTTCATTCTCCTGGGATTCTCAGATGTCCCTGAGTTGAGAGTCTTCCTCGTCCTGGTGTTTCTTGTCATCTACGGAGTTACCGTCTTGGGTAACCTAGGCATGGTTGTGCTGATTCACGTCAGCCCTCgactccacacccccatgtactttttcctcagccACTTGTCCTTTGTGGATTTCTCTTACTCCACGATCATTGTGCCCAAGATACTGGCTAACATCATAAACGAAGACAAAGCCATTTCCTTCCTGGGGTGTGTTGTGCAATTCTACTTGTTTTGCATATGTGGAGTAACTGAGGTCATCCTACtggctgtgatggcctatgaccgctttgtggccatctgtaaccCTCTCTTGTACAAGGTCACCATGTCCCGAAATGTCTGTGTGGAGCTAGTGTCTTGTTGCTACCTGTGTGGGACTGTGTGTTCTCTGATTCACCTGTGTTTAGCTCTGAAGATCCCATCCTACAGATCAAATGTGATCAACCACTTCTTTTGTGATCTGCCTCCTCTCTTATCTCTTGCTTGCTCTGATGTCACTATGaatcaattgctgctgtacattGTGGCCACGTTCAATGAGCTCCTGTCCAGTGTGATCATCCTCACCTCCTACTCGTTCATTCTCATCACCATCCTGAGGATGCGCTCTGTGGAGGGAAGGtccaaagccttctccacctgtgcctcccacctcACAACCATAGCTGTCTTACAGGGAACAATCCTTTTCATTTATTGTCGGCCTCGTTCTAGCATCAGTAGTGTGGATTCTGACAAAGTGGCCACGGTGTTCTACACTGTGGTGATTCCCATGTTGAACCCTCTGATCTATAGTCTGAGGAACAAGGACGTGAAAGAAACTCTCAGAAAAGTGGTgaagtcaaaaatattttcccagagAACAATATCATAG
- the LOC125120666 gene encoding LOW QUALITY PROTEIN: olfactory receptor 5I1-like (The sequence of the model RefSeq protein was modified relative to this genomic sequence to represent the inferred CDS: inserted 1 base in 1 codon; deleted 1 base in 1 codon): MVDSQTQWYMFRGCYTGALQRIEMENSTVKIKFFLXGFNDHPELQNVLIAMFLSIYSVMLMGKLRMTLCVGGQCPLHTPMYFFLCVLSFIDACYYSVIAPKLLADLLSNKKTISYNGCVAQLYFFCSLVDMESFLLAAMAYDWYVAICRPLLYSVIMSKRICCQLAIGAFLGGPMSLVIHTTNTFYLSFCSEEINHFFCDISPLFSLSCSDMYIHDVVLVVFTNLVEAICLLTVLSYVCIVAAILKTGSSQGRRKGFSTCASHLTVVTIYHSTLIFTYLRPSTGQSLDIDKVTSMFYTLIIPMLNPLIYSLRNKDVKNAFRKMMSRKLLY; the protein is encoded by the exons ATGGTAGACTCACAGACTCAGTGGTACATGTTCCGGGGTTGTTATACAG GAGCACTGCAGAGAATAGAGATGGAGAATAGCACCGTGAAGATAAAGTTCTTTC AGGGATTCAATGACCATCCAGAACTACAGAATGTGCTTATTGCTATGTTTTTGTCCATTTACTCTGTTATGCTCATGGGGAAACTTAGGATGA CACTCTGTGTGGGAGGTCAGTGCCCCTTGCACACCCCTATGTACTTTTTTCTGTGCGTATTGTCTTTCATAGATGCATGCTACTATTCCGTCATCGCCCCCAAGTTACTTGCTGACTTGCTTTCCAATAAGAAGACAATTTCTTACAATGGTTGTGTGGCACAGTTATat tttttttgctctttggtTGACATGGAATCTTTCCTATTGGCTGCCATGGCTTATGACTGGTATGTAGCCATCTGCAGGCCACTGCTCTATTCGGTTATTATGTCCAAAAGGATTTGCTGCCAGCTTGCCATTGGAGCCTTTTTGGGAGGCCCCATGAGCTTGGTTATTCACACCACTAATACCTTTTATCTGTCTTTCTGCTCCGAAGAAATTAACCATTTCTTTTGTGATATCTCCCCACTCTTCTCTCTGTCCTGCTCTGACATGTATATACATGATGTTGTTCTGGTGGTCTTCACTAATTTGGTGGAAGCTATCTGCCTTCTGACAGTTCTCTCTTATGTCTGCATCGTAGCAGCTATTCTTAAAACAGGTTCTTcccagggaagaagaaaaggattctCCACCTGTGCTTCCCATTTGACTGTGGTCACTATCTACCACAGTACGCTGATTTTCACTTATTTGCGCCCCAGTACTGGTCAGTCCCTGGATATTGACAAAGTGACCTCCATGTTCTATACCTTGATTATACCTATGTTGAACCCCCTGATTTACAGTCTAAGGAACAAAgatgtgaaaaatgcctttagGAAAATGATGAGCAGGAAATTGCTTTATTAA